The genomic window CACTCGGGTCCACGACCACGGACGACGAGAACCGGCTCGACGACCTCCTCGGCCCGGGCTTCGCCCTGCTCACCCTCCGCGACGCGAGCCCGGCCCGGATCGCCGGCCGGGCCGGGCGGCTGGGGGCACGGGTGATCCGGGTGCCCGGGAGCGGGCTCACCGTCGTCCACCGCTGGATGACCGAACGGCGTTGTGAGGCGGTGCTGCTGCGCCCGGACCGGGTGGTTCTGGATGTGACGTAGCTGCCCCGGGACCTGCCTGGTGGGGTGGGGCCTGCTCGATAGAGTGGCCGGGCAGTCAGCCGCGACCAGCGGCCGTTACCTCGAGGAAGAGAAGGCCATGACTTCGTCCACACCATCGGCCGTCAACGTGACCGTCACGGGTGCCGCCGGGCAGATCGGCTACGCGCTGCTGTTCCGGATCGCGTCCGGCCAGCTGCTGGGTGCCGACGTGCCGGTGAAGCTGCGCCTGCTGGAGATCCCGCAGGCCGTGCGCGCCGCCGAGGGCACCGCGCTGGAGCTCACCGACTGCGCCTTCCCGGCCCTGGCCGGTGTCGACGTGTTCGACGACCCCACCAAGGCTTTCGAGGGTGCGAACGTGGCCCTGCTGGTGGGCGCGCGCCCCCGCACCAAGGGCATGGAGCGCGGCGACCTGCTGGAGGCCAACGGCGGCATCTTCAAGCCGCAGGGCACCGCGATCAACGCCGGCGCCGCCGACGACATCAAGGTGCTCGTGGTCGGCAACCCGGCCAACACCAACGCCCTGATCGCCGCCTCGCACGCCCCCGACGTGCCGGCCGAGCGGTTCACCGCGATGACCCGCCTCGACCACAACCGCGCCCTCGGCCAGCTCGCGCTCAAGCTCGGCGTGCCGGTGTCCAGCCTGAGCAGGGTCGCCATCTGGGGCAACCACTCCGCCACCCAGTACCCCGACATCACGCACGCCCTGGTCGACGGCAAGAGCGTCGCCGAGGCGATCGGCGACCAGGCCTGGGTGGCCGGCGAGTTCATCCCGCGGGTGGCCAAGCGGGGCGCCGAGATCATCGACGTGCGCGGTGCCTCCTCGGCCGCGTCCGCCGCCTCGGCCGCCGTCGACCACGTGTACAGCTGGGTCAACGGCACCCCGGAGGGCGACTGGACCTCGGCCGCCATCCCGTCCGACGGCTCGTACGGCGTTCCGGAGGGCCTGATCTCGTCGTTCCCGGTCACCTCGACCGGCGGAAAGTGGGAGATCGTGCAGGGTCTCGACGTGGACGAGTTCTCCCGCACCCGCATCGACGCCTCGGTGGCCGAGCTCGCCGAGGAGCGCGACGCGGTGCGGAAGCTGGGCCTGATCTAGGTTTTCGTTCGGCGTCGACTCAGCAACCGGTCGTGGGCGGCGGGTCCGCCGGGGGCAGCTCCGGCGGACGCCAGCCCACGATCGAGGTGAGGCCCCGGGCCGCGGGCCGGCCGGGCACCACGCTCAGCGCCCGGGCCGCCATCACCTGCGCCGGATAGGGCGTGACCGAGCTGAGCCGCCCCATCCGCCGTGAGCGCCGCGCCACCATCCCGGTGCGTGGCTGCCGCTGGGCGCTGAACTCCTCCAGAGCCGCCGGGATCGGCACGCTCCGGTAGCCCTCGCCGATCCGGCCGTCACCCACGAGCGACGCCAGCACCACGGCGTCTTCCAGGGCCATGCCGCCGCCCTGACCCAGGTCGGGCGTCATCGCGTGCGCGGCGTCGCCGATCAGCGCCACCCGGCCGCGGTGGAAGGCGGGCAGCCCGGGATTCAGGTCTTCCACCGGGTGGTGCAGCACCCGGTCGTCGGTCAGGCCGGCCAGGATCGCCGGGATCGGCTCGTGCCAGTCGCCGAAATGCTGGTGCAGCCGGTCGATCTGGCGTGCGGCCGGCTGCCCGTCGGAGGAGTCCTGCGACGCCGTCGCGTAGCAGTAGAGCCGGTCGCCGGCCAGCGGCGCCACGGCGAAGCGCCGCCCGTCGCTGCCCCAGGTCTCGAAACCGGTGTCCAGCCCGCCCGGGTCGGGCACCACCATGCGCCAGGTCGAGTAGCCCTCCGGGCTCGGCTCGGCGTGCCGGGGGAACAGGAAACCCCGCAGCCCGGAACGGATCCCGTCGGCGGCGACGACCAGGTCGGCGTCGCTCTCGCCGTGCTCGGTGATCACCGTGGCCGGAGTGCCCTCGCCGCCGGGATGCACACCGAGCACCCGGGTGGAGGCCTGCACCACCCCGAACGGCAGGGCACGCACCACCACCTCGGCCAGGTCGGCGCGGTGCAGCAGGAGCAGCGGGTCGCCGAAACGTTCCCGCACCGCCCCGGACAGGTCCTCGCGCAGCAGCCAGGTGCCGTCGGGCTGCCGCACGCCGCCGGCGCCCGGGGAGCGGCCCGCCGCCCGCACCGCGTCGCCGATGCCGAGCTGGTCGAGCGAGCGTAGTCCGTTGGGCCACAGGCTGATCCCGGCGCCCACCGGTTCCAGGTCGGGCCCCTGCTCGAACACGCAGACGTCCCAGCCGCGCCGGTACAGTGCCAGGGCCGCCGCCAGCCCGCCGAGCCCTCCACCCGCGATCAGGGCGCGTCGTCGTGCCACCGCTGCCTCCCGCTCCTCGTCCGGCTCCGAAGATCACGATAGGCGCGTCAGGGGTTTTCGGCGCGTTTGGACGCCTGTGGGACGACGAGGAGGCCGGGTCCCGAGGGACCCGGCCTCCTCCGCCCATCGGAGGGGTGGCGGGCGACGGTCGTGCTGCTGTGTCGCCGTGGATCAGACCTTGACCCGGCCCACCGAGTAGCTGGAGGTCCAGATGTCGGCCTTGGTCACCGAGCGGCCGGTGCCGGGGGCGTGCCAGATCTTGCCGTTACCGGCGTAGATGCCGACGTGGTAGACGTGACCGCCACTGGAGAAGAAGACCAGGTCGCCCTTCTTCTTCGCGCGCTTCGACACCTTCTTGGTGTCGGACACCAGACCGGCGGAGGTGCGGTTCAGGTGCGTCACGCCGGACTGCCGCAGCACGTAGCCCACGTAGCCGGAGCAGTCGAACGAGTTCGGGCCGGTGGCGCCGTAGACGTACGGCGTGCCCTTGAGGTCGGCCGCCTCGTCCACCACCTTGGTGGTGAACTTGCTCCAGGCCAGGCTCTCGGCCTTGTCCTTGGCCCGGTGCTTGGCCTTCTCCTTCGACTTCGCCACGGCCTGGTGCTTGGCCTCGGCGATGGCGGCGGACTTCGCCTTCTCGTGCGCCTTTTTCCTGGCCTGCTTCTTCGCCTCGGCCAGAGCCGTGTCGTAGCTGGCGGCGCTGGTGGTGACGGTGACCGAGCGGGTCTCCTTGGCGGTCCGCGTGGACCAGGCGGTCACCTTGGCGGTGGCCTTGACCTTCTTGGTGACCCGCTTCGTGGCCTTCGCGGTGGACTTCCGCGTGATGGTCGCGGTCTCGGTGTCGCTCACCTTGACGGTGGCCGACTTGAGGTTCGCCTTCTCGGACTTCGCCTCGTCGTTGCTGCCGGTGGCCGCGGAACTGTCCGCCGCCATGGCCGGGATCTGCCCTGTGAGTGTCAGCGCCGCACCGGTGACGACGGCGCCGAGTGGCATGACGGATCTTCGAACGCGCGATTTCTCCAAAGAGGTGTGTGTCCTTCCCTCGCCTACCAGGTGAGCTGACGGGCTCGGGCGGAAGAATGCCCGGTCGTCTCGTCATGAGACGGCTTAGCCCCGTGGTTCCGGACCGGCTGTCCGGTGCCTGTGGTTCCCCGGCGTCCATCTGACTCACTGAGCGGCCGCCGATGGACCTCGGCAGGACGGTCGCCCGGCCCCTCGGCTGAAGGGCCGATGGGGACACTACGTCCATTCGGGGAGTAATCAAAATGTGATCAGCCGAATGTGACTTGGCTCATGGGGGTAAGCACCTTGTGTGCTACGTGTCCGGACACGTTCGGTAGTCCGCTCGTCGCGATATCCGTGCAGCTCAGACGCTGTGGTGATCAACAGTGACGTGACGTGGCCAACATCATGCGGGATTAACATGCACCACTACGCCCCGTGGTGTGCGATGCCCTTTCGGGCATCCGTCCAGTTCGCCACACCCGTCGCTGTGGGTGATTGTTAAATAGCGCAAAGAAATGATCAAAACACGACCGGCCGGGTGCGGTGGCCCGGCCGGTGGTGACGCTTCGTGCTGCTGATCTCTACTTCTGGTTGCCGCCGAACAGCTCCAGGAACTTCTTGGCGCTCTTCGGGAACGACTCGGTGAGGCTGTGCTCGCCCTGCTCCGAGTTCATGTTGAAGTAGTTGGCGTAGGCCACGTTGTTGGGGGCCCAGGTGATGTAGTCGTGCATGAACTCGATGAAGAGCGGGTCGTCGGCGCCGCCGGTGTGGTCGTAACGGTCCCACAGCCCCCACTCGGGCAGGGAGACCGGCTTGCCGTGCTCCTCGGCGAAGTCGGTCCAGAACACCAGCCCGCGGTCACCGCCGAAGATGTTCTCCTCCCAGGCCCGCGTCTGGCGCTTCTCGCGGCAGGCCTGGTTGCAGTTCGCCGGGTACGGGTAGACACCGCTGTGCAGGTCGTACACGTCCACCCCGACGTAGTCGACGTACTCGTCGCCGGGGTAGTAGTCCTCACCCGGGTTCGGGTTGTAGCCGTTGTTCACGTTCCAGTCGAACCTGAACTCCGCCCCGTCCACCGCGCTCATCGCGTCGTGGATCCTGCGGTAGAAGTCGATGTACAGGTCCGGGTCGTCCACGCCCCAGGCCCACGACTCCAGGTTGAACTCCCAGCCGATCCGCAGCACGGCGTCGCCCTGGTTGCTCGCCACCAGGTTCTCGGCGAGCGTGGTGAAGTACTGGTCGTAGTCGCCGGCGCCGCCCTTGGTCATGTACTGCTTCTTGACCTTCATCTGCTGCTTCTCCGAGACGCCCTCGGGGACGATCTCGCTGGGCAGCATGGGCACCGCGAAGACCAGCGTGTAGCCGCTGTCCTTCCACTCCGACAGCACCTTCGACGGGTTGGCGATCTGGGCCCAGGTGTCGCGCTGGCCGAAGTCCGTGGCGTAGGTGACCTTCCGGCCCATCCACTCCTCGAAGTCCTTGGTCGCGTCGGCGTCGGTGCCACTGAACACGCCCAGCCGGCCCTTCAGCGAGGCGACGGTCGCGACCGTGGTCGGGGCCGCCGTGGTGGCGGTGTTCGTGCTGCCGGACGAGCCCGCGCCGGCCTCCGTGCGGGAGCGGTACACGCTGGCCACCGCGACCAGGATCACCAGCGCCGTGACCAGGCCCAGGGTGAGGACCTGACTGCGCCGCAGGGCGATCTGGTTCGGCCGCCAGTCGCGCCAGGTCTTCTTGACCGGGCGCAGTCCCTGCGGTTGCAGCGCGCCCCGCGGGGCCGGTCCCACGCCGCGATTTCCCGTGGGGTGCGGGCTGTTCGGGTAGCCGCCCCGGTGGCCGCCGTGGTTGTGGGGGTTCGGGGGACGCCCGTGGTCACCGGCGCCGGGACGCTCGCGGTCGCCCCGTGGCCCGCGGGGCAGGGAGTCCGAGGTCGCCGCGCCGGTCAGGCGCCGTCCGCCCAGGCCCCCGGACGGTGCGTCGTCCGGCGTCCCGGCGGTCCTCCAACCGACCGTCCCGCCGGAGGGCTGCGCGTCCTTCTCGCTGATCAGACGGCGTTCGCCCAGGCTGCCGGACGCCGGGGCGCCGGTGTCGCCGGTCAGGCGCCGTCCGCCGAGCCCGCGCCGGCCCCCGAGCCCGGACGGGCGTGGGGCGAACTCGTCGTCCTGCTCGTCCTGCTCGTCCGGTGGCCCGGCCCGGCCGATCCGGCCGAGGTCGAACTCGTCGGCGACGTCGTGCGGATCCTGGTCGCGGCCCGGGAGATCGACGTTGCGGCCGTACAGCCCGCGCGGTGCCGCGCCGGGATGCTCGTCGTCGCGGTCACGACGGCTCCGCGGCGACGGGTCGGCGGCGGGCGCGGCGAACTCGTCGTCCCGGCCCAGGGGGCCCTGCACCGGTGATCCGGAACCGAATCCGGGCATGCCACGGTCTCTTCCGGCCCGGCCCCGGGGAGCGGAACCGGGACGCCCGGCGTCCCGGCCGTCGTGGTCCTCACGCCCGTCACGGGATCGCGGGTCGTGGCCGGTCGGCCCGGGGAACGGATCACGCTGCGGCGCGGGAGGTTCCGGGGAACGGCTGAACAGCCCACCGGCCGGGGAGCCAGGGTCCTGGTCCGGGCGTGCGGTGTCCCGGCCGCGGCGGCCGTGGGCGCGTGCCCCGGAGGCCTGCCCGGCAGCGGAGGCGTCGGGGCCGAACGGTTCATGCGCGGGGGCGTCCGGCCGGGAACCGGGCAGACCGGTCTCCCGGGCGGGCGGGGCGGAGCCGTCCGGCGCGTCGCCGGGCAGCGGGCGGCGACCCCGCGACGAACCCCGGCCGCTCGCCGGTGCGGCGCCTCGGCTGCCGGGCAGGTCACCGGGGGCGGGGACACCACGCGACGACGGCGCCTCGCCCCGGCGCTGGTCGCGGCGGGAGGCCGGGAACGGGTCGTCGGCCGGACCGGTCAGCGGGCCACCGAGCAGGGAGCCCGGGGGGACCGGGGTGCGCGGGCCGCCCAGGAGCGAGTCCTGGGGGGCGGGCGTGCGGGGACCACCGAGCAGCGAACCCGGGGGCACCGGCGTGTACGGGCCGCCGGGCGCGCGGTTCTGCGGCGCGTCGGTACCGGACAGCGGGGTCGCCACCGGACGTGGTCCGGGCAGCGGAGCATCCGGGTACCCACCGGAACGGCCGTGCTGGTCCGCACCTGCGGGCCCGGGCTCGGGAGAGCGGGGGTGCCGCCTGCGGCCCGGTGCGTCGTCCGTGCCCGGAAGCCCGGGAAGCGACCGGCCGGGCGCCTGCGGCCCGGGCAACTGCGGGGCCGGCCCGGGCGACCCGGCCAGGGGGATCGGGATGGACTGCGGGGTGACCGCCGACGGGCTGAAGAGTCCGGCGGGCGGGTTCTGTGGCGAGCGCCCCCGGGCCGACGGAGCCGACGGGGCCGAGACCTGCGGGACCGGAGGGACCGGTGACGGCGGGGCGGCGGGACGCGGGGGCGCCCAGGCGTCCGCCGGGCCGGCGGCGCTCGCGTCGTCGTCCCGCGGTTCGCCACCCCGGCCGCGACCCTGCGGATTCTGCGGACGGCGCGGGCCGCCGCCCGGCGCCGGAGGGGTGCCGGGGAAGCCGGGAAGGCCCGGGGCCGCGGGGGAGTCCGGGGCGACGCGGGCCGGCGGCCGGTCCTGCACCCATTCCTGCGGGGGTCCCTGGTCACCGTGGTGCCGGCTCCAGGCGAGATCACTGTGCCGGTCGCGGGACCGCTGCTCCTCCCGCGTGACGGAGGTGACGGACGGTGCGTGGCCCGAAACGGGCTGTGCGGAGCCGGATGTTGCGTCTCGTCGTCCGAAAGCGTCTGCGACGGGCGATGATGCGGGTGATGCCGGAGCGGCCTGCGGTGCGGCGGAGGGTGACGGAGGGGCGGGAGAGGTGGCAGCCCGGCGGCCGTGACCCCGGCCGTCCGCGGCGTCTTCGGGCGTGCCGGGCACCGGCGTCTCCGGAGCGGACGCCTTGCGGCGCTCCAGCTCCCGCAGCTCTCTTCGGCTGCGGGGGTGCTGATCCTGGTCCGGCACGCTCGGATGTGGCATGTCGCCGCTAGACCTCTCTGCCTTCGCTCGGCCGTCAACAGGCTTCGTCGTTCGGTGGGCGTTCCTGGGCCCGGCATCAGCGAGCGCCCCTGCACCCTACTCACTGAAAGTCGGGCGGGTCAGCCGATCACGCACATCCACCGCACGGCGTGTGACCAGGCCCACGCCACCTTCCGGTAACGTCATTGCAGGTCAGAGGCAATTCACAGTCAAATCCACAGGCCTGTGCGGCAAGTCGGAAGGTACGAACGGGCGATCGGGGCACCGTCTGCGTCACCGGTCGTGACACCTCAGGCGTCGGCGGGCATCCATTCCCGCCAGGTGTCCTCGTGCGCGTCCAGCCACTTCCGCGCGGCCTCGTCCGGTTCCGTCCCGGCGTGCAGGTCGCGGGCCACCTGGT from Kineosporia corallincola includes these protein-coding regions:
- a CDS encoding malate dehydrogenase, with product MTSSTPSAVNVTVTGAAGQIGYALLFRIASGQLLGADVPVKLRLLEIPQAVRAAEGTALELTDCAFPALAGVDVFDDPTKAFEGANVALLVGARPRTKGMERGDLLEANGGIFKPQGTAINAGAADDIKVLVVGNPANTNALIAASHAPDVPAERFTAMTRLDHNRALGQLALKLGVPVSSLSRVAIWGNHSATQYPDITHALVDGKSVAEAIGDQAWVAGEFIPRVAKRGAEIIDVRGASSAASAASAAVDHVYSWVNGTPEGDWTSAAIPSDGSYGVPEGLISSFPVTSTGGKWEIVQGLDVDEFSRTRIDASVAELAEERDAVRKLGLI
- a CDS encoding FAD-dependent monooxygenase, whose amino-acid sequence is MARRRALIAGGGLGGLAAALALYRRGWDVCVFEQGPDLEPVGAGISLWPNGLRSLDQLGIGDAVRAAGRSPGAGGVRQPDGTWLLREDLSGAVRERFGDPLLLLHRADLAEVVVRALPFGVVQASTRVLGVHPGGEGTPATVITEHGESDADLVVAADGIRSGLRGFLFPRHAEPSPEGYSTWRMVVPDPGGLDTGFETWGSDGRRFAVAPLAGDRLYCYATASQDSSDGQPAARQIDRLHQHFGDWHEPIPAILAGLTDDRVLHHPVEDLNPGLPAFHRGRVALIGDAAHAMTPDLGQGGGMALEDAVVLASLVGDGRIGEGYRSVPIPAALEEFSAQRQPRTGMVARRSRRMGRLSSVTPYPAQVMAARALSVVPGRPAARGLTSIVGWRPPELPPADPPPTTGC
- a CDS encoding C40 family peptidase, producing MPLGAVVTGAALTLTGQIPAMAADSSAATGSNDEAKSEKANLKSATVKVSDTETATITRKSTAKATKRVTKKVKATAKVTAWSTRTAKETRSVTVTTSAASYDTALAEAKKQARKKAHEKAKSAAIAEAKHQAVAKSKEKAKHRAKDKAESLAWSKFTTKVVDEAADLKGTPYVYGATGPNSFDCSGYVGYVLRQSGVTHLNRTSAGLVSDTKKVSKRAKKKGDLVFFSSGGHVYHVGIYAGNGKIWHAPGTGRSVTKADIWTSSYSVGRVKV
- a CDS encoding glycosyl hydrolase, coding for MQDRPPARVAPDSPAAPGLPGFPGTPPAPGGGPRRPQNPQGRGRGGEPRDDDASAAGPADAWAPPRPAAPPSPVPPVPQVSAPSAPSARGRSPQNPPAGLFSPSAVTPQSIPIPLAGSPGPAPQLPGPQAPGRSLPGLPGTDDAPGRRRHPRSPEPGPAGADQHGRSGGYPDAPLPGPRPVATPLSGTDAPQNRAPGGPYTPVPPGSLLGGPRTPAPQDSLLGGPRTPVPPGSLLGGPLTGPADDPFPASRRDQRRGEAPSSRGVPAPGDLPGSRGAAPASGRGSSRGRRPLPGDAPDGSAPPARETGLPGSRPDAPAHEPFGPDASAAGQASGARAHGRRGRDTARPDQDPGSPAGGLFSRSPEPPAPQRDPFPGPTGHDPRSRDGREDHDGRDAGRPGSAPRGRAGRDRGMPGFGSGSPVQGPLGRDDEFAAPAADPSPRSRRDRDDEHPGAAPRGLYGRNVDLPGRDQDPHDVADEFDLGRIGRAGPPDEQDEQDDEFAPRPSGLGGRRGLGGRRLTGDTGAPASGSLGERRLISEKDAQPSGGTVGWRTAGTPDDAPSGGLGGRRLTGAATSDSLPRGPRGDRERPGAGDHGRPPNPHNHGGHRGGYPNSPHPTGNRGVGPAPRGALQPQGLRPVKKTWRDWRPNQIALRRSQVLTLGLVTALVILVAVASVYRSRTEAGAGSSGSTNTATTAAPTTVATVASLKGRLGVFSGTDADATKDFEEWMGRKVTYATDFGQRDTWAQIANPSKVLSEWKDSGYTLVFAVPMLPSEIVPEGVSEKQQMKVKKQYMTKGGAGDYDQYFTTLAENLVASNQGDAVLRIGWEFNLESWAWGVDDPDLYIDFYRRIHDAMSAVDGAEFRFDWNVNNGYNPNPGEDYYPGDEYVDYVGVDVYDLHSGVYPYPANCNQACREKRQTRAWEENIFGGDRGLVFWTDFAEEHGKPVSLPEWGLWDRYDHTGGADDPLFIEFMHDYITWAPNNVAYANYFNMNSEQGEHSLTESFPKSAKKFLELFGGNQK